Below is a window of Desulfarculaceae bacterium DNA.
GCTCTTGAAGGCGGTGGAGGACCGGGCCATCTGCAAGGTGGGCTCCAACCGGGTGATCCGGGTGGATACCCGGCTCATCGCGGCCACCAACCAGAACCTGACCCACGCCGTGTCCCAGGGCAGCTTTCGGCAGGACCTCTTCTACCGCCTCAACGTGGTGCACATCCACCTGCCCCCGCTCCGGGAGCGCCCCGAGGATGTGCCCATTTTGGCCGATCACTTTTTGGAGCGCTTCCGCTACCTGGCCCCCACCCGGGTGCGCGGTTTCACCCCCCGCGCCCTGGAGGCCCTGACCAGCTACTCCTGGCCGGGCAACGTGCGCGAGCTGGGCAACGCGGTGCAGCGTTTGGTGGTCTTGGCCTCCAAGCCCCTGATCGACCGCGACGACCTGGAGGCGGCGGGCACCTGCAAGGTGGAGCGCCATCAAGAGACGGGGCTCACCCTGGCCGAGGTGGAGCGCCGCCACATCCTGGGCACCCTCAAGCGCCTGGGCGGCCGCCGCAGCGAGACCGCCAAGGTCTTGGGCATCGACCGCAAGACCCTGCGCAACAAGATCATCCGCTACGAGATCGACGCCGAGTTGGAGCGTCTGCTCTAAGCCCCCCCAAAGAAAAGCGCCCCCCGTGCGGGGAGCGCCTTCCGGATTCGATATTTTTACCGCCGGCTAGTGGGCGTGGCCCTCGCCGTGGCAATCGCCGTGGCCCTGGCACACCTGGGTGGGGGCGAAGCGGGCCGCCTTGCCATCCACCACCATGCGCACCACATCCGCCAGGCTTTCCACGCCTTGGCTGTGGTACACCGCGATGCCCACCTCTTGCAGGCCGGACAGAGGGCGCGCCCCCAAGCCGCCCACCACCACCGCGTCGGCGCCGGCGGCCTTGAGCTTGTTCACCGGGCCCATGCAGCCCTCGGGGCCGTGGCCCCCATTGGTGATGAATTGGGGCTCGCCGATATCCTGGCCCTCCACCGGGACCAAGGCAAAGGCGGCGCTATGACCGAAATGGGCCGACACCGGAGCGTCCAGGCCGTTCATACCCTCGACGGGAACTGCGATGATCATGATTTTATTACTCCGTGCTTATAGCTTAAGTCCCGGCGGCGAACAGGCCCGCCGGGCGAGTTATGTGCATATGCTCAGAAGATAACCACGGAGCGGGACTTGTCAAGGCCCCTATGGAAGAAGTTTCGCTCAGGGGCGGCGGATGGCGTTGCGCAGCAGGATGGCCCACTGCACGAAGGCCTCGTCCACCTGGGCCCAGCGGGTCCAGACCTTGCCGATCTGGGCGATGCTGCCCTGGTTGCTGATCACCAGCTCGCTCAGCACGCGGCCGCTGACGCTGTCGCTAAACTTCACCTCCACCGCCGCCTCGCCCACGTCCACCGGCACCATGAGCAGGGCCGCGGAGACCACGTTCACCGCCGGCTGCACCGGCTTGAGGTGCACCAGGGCCGCCGAGAGGCGCAGCACCCCCGGGGCCGCCCGCCTGGCCAGGGGATAGTTGCCCACCAAGGCCTTCATGGCGGTCTGGCGGAGCTTGTCGGCCATCATGCGGGCCTCGCCGGGCTCCAGGGAGTCCTTGAACGAGGATTTGGCCACCTTGACCTCCACCGGGTCGATCAACAGGGCGTGGTATTGGGCCCAGTCCACCCCCTTCTTGGCCCACCAGTACAGGCCCTCCACCTCGGGGTCGGGCTGGAGCGCGTCGTAGTTAGTCAGGAAACCGGAGGGCGGCACCTTGGGGGCGATGCCGCAGGCCGCGCCCAGGCCCAGGGCCAGGGCCAGCGCCGCAAGCAACAACAGCCGGGCGGTGGTTCGCATCATTTTCCTTGCCTCGCTTGGCGGGGTGGTTGGGATTTTGCCATGTTGCCATTGTCCGCCGAGGCCGGTCAAGCCGAGCGGCGGGGCAGGTTTTTTGGGCCAGGGGCTTTCCCCGCGCGCCGGGCTAAGGTATTTTTTTAATTCTATGGACACCCGATTCACCCCCAGACAGGCGGCGGTGAGCCAGGCCCTTTGCACGGCCCTGGCCAAGCACCGGCCCGCCCGCGAGCGCCTGGACGAGGTGCGCCCGGCTTCGGTGCTCATGCCCCTGTGGGACGACGGCGACCGGGTGCAGGTGGTGTTCACCAAGCGCACAGAGCATTTGCCCTCCCATGCGGGCCAGGTTTCCTTTCCGGGCGGGATGCGCGACCCCGAGGACCAGGACTCCAAGTCCACCGCCTTGCGCGAGACCCATGAGGAGGTGGGGGTGCCCCCGGACCAGGTGGAGCTGATCACCCGCCTGGACCAGGTGGTGACCATCACCGGCTTTCTGGTCACGCCCTTCGTGGGCCTGGTGGACCCGGCGGCGCGTTTCGAGCCCAATCCGGTGGAGGTGGATCACCTGGTAATAGTGCCCCTGGCGCGGATGCTGGACCGGGCTTCCTACCAGACCGTGGACATGATGTGGGAGGGCATGCCGCTTCGGCAGGTGGCCCTGTATCAGGACGGAGACATGATTTGGGGCGCCACCATGCGCATCCTGCTCAACTTTTTGGATGCGGTGGGCGGGGCCTCTCCGGAGATAGCCGCCCTGGCCGAAGGAAAATAGGTGGACAAGCGCCTGCCCCTGCGGTAGATATTCTATCCCAGTCGGGACGTGGCTCAGCTTGGTAGAGCACTGCGTTCGGGACGCAGGGGTCGCTGGTTCAAATCCAGTCGTCCCGACCAACCCCAAAAATGAAGACGGCTCGCCCCATCGGGCGGGCCGTTTTTATTTGCTCGGCGGCTTGCGGCGGCGGGGCGATGCGCTTTTGATCATTGCCGCCGGCATCAGTATACTAGGTGATCGAGCATCAGGGGTATCCGCTCCGGTAACACCAGGCAGCAAGGGGAGCTAGTCATGGCCGGCCCACCGATCCTGTACCGCGTGGAGGACCAGATCGCCTGGATCTCCATCAACCAGCCCGAAAAGATGAACCGCCTCGACTTCGCCAACATGCGCGAGCTGGCCCGGTGCGTGGACAAGGCGGACCAGGACCCGGGGGTGCGGGTGATCGTCATCTCCGGCGAGGGGGGCAAGGCCTTCTGCGCCGGGGGCGACATCGGCGACTTCGGGGCCGAGTCGGTCTTGGCCGGCAAGGAGAACCTCCAGGGCTACGCGGACCTGTGCCTGGTGTTCAACCGCATCACCACCCCCTCCATCGCCATGATCAGCGGCTACGCCCTGGCCGGGGGCTGCGGCCTGGCCATGCTGCCCCACCTCTCCATCGCCACCTACGACTCGGTGTTCGGGGTGCCGGAGATAAAGATCGGGGTGTGGCCCATGATGGTCATGGCCATCCTCTTCCGCACCGTGGGGCGCAAGAAGGGCCTGGAGCTGATCTGCACCGGCGAGCGCATCGACGCCCGCGAGGCCCTGCGCATCGGCATGATCAACCAGGTGACCTCCCGCGGTGAGCTCTTGGAGACCACCCTGGCCCTGGCCAACCAGCTCAAGGGCCTGAGCCGCTCCATCATGAGCCTGGGCCTGGAGGCCTTCAACCACATCGGCGACCTGGAGTACACCAAGGCCATCTCCTATTTGCGCAACATGGTGGTGCTGCTCAGCGAGACCACCGACTCCATCGAGGGCCGCAAGGCATTCTTTGAAAAGCGTAAACCGGTCTGGAAGGACTAGGCGCGGAGAGCGGGAGAGGTCCCGGGCGGGCTCTTTTAGTTTGGCGGTTATTGCTTATTTATTAATTTTATATTGTATATTTAATTTATACTTAAATTATATTAACCCACTTATGATAAGGGGATAGTGGCCTCCGATACCCGCCCAATTACCCAGTCGTTGTCCTAGGAATTTTTCCGAAAAATCGCTTTCGCCACTTGCACAAGCCCACTTTAGTTGCCATATTCTATGGGAACAGAGAAGATAAGCTTCCCGATTGCAGGGCAGAAAGGAATTATCATGGTCGAAGTAACCCCCGCGGCCAGTGAGGCCATCCAGAGCTTTATGAAGGAAAAGGGGTTGGACCAGCCGCTCAGGGTCTTCTTGCAGTCCGGCGGCTGAGGCGGTCCTTCCCTGCGCTTGGTTCTGGACGAACCAAAAGACAATGACGACAAGTACGAGGTTGACGGCCTGACCTACCTCATCGATAAGGAACTGTCCCAGTCCAGCGGCAAAGTGACCGTGGACTTCGTGGACAACGGCTGGCAACAGGGCTTCTCCGTGAACGCGGAAAACCCCCTGGGCAGCGGCGCGAGCTGCTCCACCAGCGGATGCAGCGGCAGCTGCTCCTAGGCCTCAATACAGCGTTAGGCGGGGACGGGCGCTTGCCCGTCCCCGTTTTTTTGTGGCGATTGGTTTTTTCTAGGCGGGTTTGAGCGCGGCCAGCTGGGCGCGCAGCTTGGCCGCCGGGGGGCCCGCTTTTTCCAAGGCTCCGTCGATGGCCGCCAGGCAGGATTTGACCACCGGGTTCAGGGGGCGGCTGCGCCCCAGGGCGGCCTTGAGGGTGGCGATGTCCACTTTGAGGTCCGCGTTGGCCGCCGGGCCCAGGTCCAGCCCGGCCCCGAGGATGCGCTCCAGAAGCTGCTCCAGGTCCGGGGCCTTCTCCGCCCCCTCGGCCCCGGCCAGCTCCTCGCCGCCCTTGGCGGTCAGGCGCACCGCGCCGCTGAGGCTGGCCATCTCCAGATAGCCCATCTCCATCAGCTCCACGGCCAGGTTTTCGGTGGGGGTGCGCTCCAGGCCCAGGCCCTCGCCCACGCTCCACATGTTGGCCTTGTCGCCGGCCGCGGCCACGGCCTTGAGGAATTCCAGCTTGGTATTGTCGTCCATGGGCCCTCCCGGCCTGGGGCGCGCGGCAGGCGCGCTGGAAACCAATCCTGACACGCCGGGGCAGCCGGGTCAAGGGCGCGGGATTGTGCTATATTTGGCCCAACTCTGATTACTGGGCGTAACCAAAGGATAATTTTAGCTTGGCCTCATCCAACTGGCCCCTGGTGGAGCATCATCAACGCCTCCTGGCCCAGGAGACCGGATCGGTCTGCTCCGACCCCGGCGGCCGCCTGAACGTGGCCCTGATCTTCCCCAACACCTACCAGGTGGCCATGGCCAACCTGGGCCTGCACACCGTCTACCGCATCATCAATGCGCGGCCCGACGCCCTGTGCGAGCGGGCTTTCCTGCCCGGCCGGGCCGAGGAGCCGCTCTACGCCAAGACCGGGGCGCCGCTGCTCACCCTGGAGTCCTCGCGGCCGGTGGCCTCCTTCGACCTGGTGCTGGCCAGCCTGTGCTTTGAAAACGACGCGCCCAACTTCGTAAAAATGCTGGACCACGCCGGCCTGGGCACCCGGGCGGCGCATCGGCGCGGCCCCCTGGTCATCGCGGGCGGGGTGGCGGCCATGCTCAACCCCGAGCCCCTGGCCGAGGTGGTGGACGCCTTCTTGCTCGGCGAGGCCGAGGTGGTGCTCACGCCCTTCCTGGAGGCCCTGGAGCGCCTGCCCGGCGGCACCCGCGCCGAGACCCTGGCCTGGCTGAACCGCGAGGTGGTGGGCTTCTACGCGCCTTCGCTCTACGAAGTCGCCTACCTCCCCGACGGCACCCTGCAAGACGTGACCCCCGCGTCCGGCCTGCCCGCGCGCATCGCGGCCCCCAAGTACCTGGGCCCGGCCTCGGGTCTGGCCCGCAGCGTCATCTCCGCGCCCGGGGTGGAGTTCGGCGACATGACCCTCATGGAGGTGGGGCGGGGCTGCGGCCATGGTTGCCGCTTCTGCGCCGCCGGGCACGTGTACCGCCCGCCCCGCTTGGGCGCGGGGCCGGAGTTCAGCCAGCGCGCCCTGGCCGTGGCCGCCGAGGGCGGCAAGCTGGGCCTGGTCTCGGCCGCGGTGAGCGACATCGAGGGCGTGGAGGGCCTGGCCTCGGACATCGTGGCCGCGGGCGGCTCGCTGTCGGTGTCGAGCTTGCGCGCCGACCGCCTGACTCCGGGCCTGGCCGAGGCCCTGGCCGCCAGCCGCCACCAGACCGTGGCCCTGGCCCCGGAGGCGGGCAGCGAGCGCCTCAGGCGGGTGATAAACAAGCACCTCAACGAGGCCGAGTTGGCCCGCGCGGTGGAAACGCTCATCAACGCGGGGGTGCCCAATCTGCGCCTCTACTTCATGGTGGGCCTGCCCGGCGAGACCGACCAGGACATCGAGGAGCTCATCGCCCTGGTGGGGCGGGTGCGCTCCCAGGTGGTCAGCTTCTCACGGGCCAAGGGGCACCTGGGGCGGGTCACCGCCAGCCTCAGCGCCTTTGTGCCCAAGCCCTGGACCCCCTTCCAGTGGGAGGCCATGGCCCCGCTCAAGCTGATAGCCCAGCGCATGAAGCGCATCAAAAAGGCGCTTTCCCCCGGGGCCAACCTCAAGGTGACCAGCGACGTGCCCAAGTTCGCCCGCTTGCAGGCGGTGCTGGCCCGGGGCGACCGCCGCATCACCCCGCTCCTGGAGGTGCTGGCCCGGGGCGAGTCCCTGGAGCGGGCCTATGTGGAAGCCGGGGTGGACCCGGAGTTCTACGCCCACCGGGAGCGGGGCCGGGACGAGGCCTTCCCCTGGGAGATTGTTGACCACCGGGTGAGCCGGGACTATCTTTGGGCCGAGGCGGCGCGGGCCCGCCGCGAAGCCCAGAGCCCGCCCTGCGCGCCCGAGACCTGCCGCCGTTGCGGCGCCTGCTCCTGAGGAATCATGGATAAGCACGAAATCAGCCGCATCATCGCCCAGCCCGGCGAAATCCTGGAGCTGGAGAAGCGCGACCCCCGCCAGGCCGAGGCCCTGTGGCACGGCCTGAGCGAAGAGGAGCGCCTGCGCACGGTGCTCAACACCCGGGGCCTGGAGCGCGAGAAGCTCATCATCCTGGCCCAGGACAGCGCCGCCCTGACTCAGGCCCTGCCGGTGGACGAGTTCGCGGCCACGGTGTTGGAGGTGGGGCCGGGCGACGCGGGCGAGCTGATCGAGCTGTGCGGCGACGAGCAGCTCGCCTACCTGCTGGACCTCACCGGCTGGTGGCAGGAGAGCTTCGACCCGGCCCGCTACCAGGTGTGGCTGCCCCTGATCATGGACGCCGGGACCGAGCGCCTCAAGCGCTGGCTGGCCGCCGCCGATCTGGAGGTGCTGGCCCTGCTCCTTAACTCCTGGATCAAGGTGGTCAAGTTTTTGCCCAGCCAGGAGCAGCAGGAGCCGCCCGACGATTTGCCCGAGTTCACCCTGGACGGCCTGTACTTCATCGAATTCATCAACCCCAAGACCAAGGGTTTCGTGGCCCAGATATTGGTCTTGATGAAGAGCGAGCAGCCCGAGACCTACAGCAGCGCCCTGGAGGCGGTGCTCTGGGAGGGGCTCACCGAGCTGGACGAGTACGCCACCCGCTGGCGCAACGGGCGTATGGCCGACCACGGCTTCCCCTCGCGCCTGGAGGCCCTGGAGCTCTGGGCCGAGCCCGCCCCCGGCGAGGCGGTCTGGGACAAGCTCTCGCCCAAGGCGGGAGGCGGGGAGCCCGGCGCGCCCCGGGGCGACCGCATGGCCGGTCTGTTGCCCGAGGGCGAGTCCCTGCCCGTGGCCGCCAGCCGTCTGAGCGGCGAGGCGGCGGACCTGTTGCGCTCCGAGGTGGCCTACATCGCCTCCTGCGGGGTGGCCGCCCTGGAGGCCGACCCGGCCTCGCCCGAGGAGGTG
It encodes the following:
- a CDS encoding dinitrogenase iron-molybdenum cofactor biosynthesis protein, translating into MIIAVPVEGMNGLDAPVSAHFGHSAAFALVPVEGQDIGEPQFITNGGHGPEGCMGPVNKLKAAGADAVVVGGLGARPLSGLQEVGIAVYHSQGVESLADVVRMVVDGKAARFAPTQVCQGHGDCHGEGHAH
- a CDS encoding DUF3313 domain-containing protein, coding for MMRTTARLLLLAALALALGLGAACGIAPKVPPSGFLTNYDALQPDPEVEGLYWWAKKGVDWAQYHALLIDPVEVKVAKSSFKDSLEPGEARMMADKLRQTAMKALVGNYPLARRAAPGVLRLSAALVHLKPVQPAVNVVSAALLMVPVDVGEAAVEVKFSDSVSGRVLSELVISNQGSIAQIGKVWTRWAQVDEAFVQWAILLRNAIRRP
- a CDS encoding CoA pyrophosphatase codes for the protein MDTRFTPRQAAVSQALCTALAKHRPARERLDEVRPASVLMPLWDDGDRVQVVFTKRTEHLPSHAGQVSFPGGMRDPEDQDSKSTALRETHEEVGVPPDQVELITRLDQVVTITGFLVTPFVGLVDPAARFEPNPVEVDHLVIVPLARMLDRASYQTVDMMWEGMPLRQVALYQDGDMIWGATMRILLNFLDAVGGASPEIAALAEGK
- a CDS encoding enoyl-CoA hydratase/isomerase family protein; translation: MAGPPILYRVEDQIAWISINQPEKMNRLDFANMRELARCVDKADQDPGVRVIVISGEGGKAFCAGGDIGDFGAESVLAGKENLQGYADLCLVFNRITTPSIAMISGYALAGGCGLAMLPHLSIATYDSVFGVPEIKIGVWPMMVMAILFRTVGRKKGLELICTGERIDAREALRIGMINQVTSRGELLETTLALANQLKGLSRSIMSLGLEAFNHIGDLEYTKAISYLRNMVVLLSETTDSIEGRKAFFEKRKPVWKD
- a CDS encoding radical SAM protein, with the protein product MASSNWPLVEHHQRLLAQETGSVCSDPGGRLNVALIFPNTYQVAMANLGLHTVYRIINARPDALCERAFLPGRAEEPLYAKTGAPLLTLESSRPVASFDLVLASLCFENDAPNFVKMLDHAGLGTRAAHRRGPLVIAGGVAAMLNPEPLAEVVDAFLLGEAEVVLTPFLEALERLPGGTRAETLAWLNREVVGFYAPSLYEVAYLPDGTLQDVTPASGLPARIAAPKYLGPASGLARSVISAPGVEFGDMTLMEVGRGCGHGCRFCAAGHVYRPPRLGAGPEFSQRALAVAAEGGKLGLVSAAVSDIEGVEGLASDIVAAGGSLSVSSLRADRLTPGLAEALAASRHQTVALAPEAGSERLRRVINKHLNEAELARAVETLINAGVPNLRLYFMVGLPGETDQDIEELIALVGRVRSQVVSFSRAKGHLGRVTASLSAFVPKPWTPFQWEAMAPLKLIAQRMKRIKKALSPGANLKVTSDVPKFARLQAVLARGDRRITPLLEVLARGESLERAYVEAGVDPEFYAHRERGRDEAFPWEIVDHRVSRDYLWAEAARARREAQSPPCAPETCRRCGACS